One genomic window of Desulfuromonas sp. AOP6 includes the following:
- a CDS encoding helix-turn-helix transcriptional regulator gives MAGNRVKDIRESLLMSKAELARKAGVSPLTVDRIERGEACRMATMRKIILALGLPLSEKEKIFPED, from the coding sequence ATGGCCGGAAACCGTGTAAAGGATATTCGTGAATCCTTGCTTATGAGTAAGGCAGAGCTGGCACGTAAGGCTGGGGTGTCACCTTTGACGGTGGATCGCATTGAGCGTGGCGAGGCCTGCCGAATGGCCACCATGCGCAAGATCATCCTGGCGCTGGGATTGCCCCTGTCGGAAAAGGAAAAGATCTTTCCCGAAGATTAG
- the pilM gene encoding type IV pilus assembly protein PilM, which translates to MLFRSNKDLIGVDIGSSSVKLVQLRESKGGFHLVTFGMTELPPEVIVDNAIMDSAALADTIRGLVESLKIKTKNVATSVSGHSVIIRKIQLPLMTEDELEASIQWEAEQYIPFEVSEVNLDFHILGADANDPSIMNVTLVAAKKDMVNDYVAVFNECGLTPIVVDVDCFALENAFESCRGFDDDEVIALINMGASAMNVNILKAGNTVFTRDVQVGGNMVNDEIQKRLGLNSEDSERAKLGEDVEGADAGSVQEVVASASESLAQEVQRSLDFFSATSADEKVHKVFITGGVAKTPEIKGMLEKRLGIAVEVFNPFEQMVVDSKEFDPEYIQNVGPLFTVGVGLAMRRAGDK; encoded by the coding sequence ATGTTGTTCAGGTCAAATAAGGATTTGATTGGTGTCGATATCGGATCCAGTTCTGTAAAGCTGGTGCAGTTGCGAGAGTCCAAGGGTGGTTTTCACCTGGTGACTTTCGGGATGACCGAATTGCCTCCGGAAGTCATCGTCGATAATGCCATTATGGATTCGGCGGCATTGGCGGATACGATCCGTGGTCTGGTGGAAAGCCTCAAGATCAAGACAAAAAATGTCGCCACCTCGGTCTCCGGCCATTCGGTTATCATCCGTAAGATACAGTTGCCGCTCATGACAGAAGATGAGCTGGAGGCTTCGATTCAATGGGAGGCTGAGCAGTATATTCCTTTTGAAGTCTCCGAGGTCAACCTCGACTTCCATATTCTTGGAGCGGACGCCAATGATCCTTCCATTATGAACGTCACTCTGGTGGCTGCCAAAAAGGATATGGTCAACGATTATGTCGCCGTGTTCAATGAATGCGGTCTGACACCGATTGTCGTGGATGTCGATTGTTTCGCCCTTGAGAATGCCTTTGAGTCTTGTCGTGGTTTTGATGATGACGAGGTGATTGCCCTGATCAACATGGGGGCCAGCGCCATGAACGTGAATATCCTCAAGGCGGGCAATACGGTGTTTACCCGTGACGTTCAGGTCGGTGGCAATATGGTCAACGACGAGATTCAAAAACGCCTCGGTCTCAATAGCGAGGACAGTGAGCGGGCAAAGCTTGGCGAGGATGTCGAGGGCGCCGATGCCGGTTCCGTTCAGGAGGTCGTGGCTTCTGCGTCGGAGAGCCTGGCCCAGGAAGTGCAGCGTTCTCTCGATTTCTTCTCGGCGACTTCGGCAGATGAAAAGGTTCACAAGGTTTTTATTACGGGAGGTGTGGCCAAGACTCCTGAAATTAAAGGGATGCTGGAAAAGCGTCTCGGTATTGCCGTGGAAGTATTTAATCCTTTTGAGCAGATGGTTGTCGATAGTAAGGAATTTGACCCTGAATACATCCAGAATGTCGGCCCTTTGTTTACCGTAGGGGTTGGCCTGGCGATGAGGAGGGCGGGGGATAAATGA
- the aroB gene encoding 3-dehydroquinate synthase, with protein sequence MPEKIVVGLGERSYPIWIGQGILDQLGAAMAAVSFPRKVAIVSNPTVYGLYGQRVTDILAAQKFSPTSILINDGEEFKNFSSLQQIYDALIDKGFDRSSGLLALGGGVIGDITGFAAATYLRGIPFVQVPTTLLSQVDSSVGGKTAINHPLGKNLIGSFYQPVHVHIDVETLVTLPDREFSAGLAEVVKYGVIRDDTFFEWLYSHGSRLLKQDPQALVHAVKRSCQIKADVVEVDEKESSLRAILNFGHTFGHAVETLTGYGRYRHGEAVSIGMVFASEVAMSLGLCSSQDVQSIKNLLVGFRLPVSFPSFSIEQYLQAMGRDKKVKQGVLRMVLNKGIGDCLVRDIPDPEALFAPLLNNLSEG encoded by the coding sequence GTGCCTGAAAAAATTGTCGTTGGGCTTGGAGAGCGAAGCTACCCAATCTGGATTGGACAGGGAATCCTCGACCAATTAGGTGCGGCCATGGCCGCGGTTTCCTTTCCGCGGAAAGTTGCCATTGTCAGCAATCCTACGGTCTATGGATTATACGGTCAGCGTGTTACGGATATTCTGGCGGCCCAAAAGTTCTCTCCGACCTCGATTCTTATTAACGATGGGGAAGAATTTAAAAACTTTTCTTCGTTGCAGCAAATTTATGACGCGCTTATCGACAAAGGGTTCGACCGTTCCTCCGGGCTGCTTGCCCTCGGGGGGGGGGTTATTGGTGATATTACCGGCTTTGCCGCAGCCACCTATCTTCGCGGAATTCCTTTTGTTCAGGTCCCAACCACGTTGCTTTCCCAGGTTGACAGCTCTGTCGGAGGGAAAACGGCCATCAATCATCCCTTGGGCAAGAACCTGATTGGGTCCTTCTATCAGCCTGTTCACGTTCATATTGATGTGGAAACTCTTGTCACCTTGCCTGATCGTGAGTTTTCGGCGGGACTGGCCGAGGTTGTCAAATACGGTGTCATACGCGATGACACGTTTTTTGAATGGCTCTATTCTCACGGAAGCAGGCTTTTAAAACAGGATCCCCAGGCCCTCGTTCATGCCGTAAAGAGGTCTTGCCAAATCAAGGCGGATGTTGTAGAAGTTGATGAAAAAGAAAGCTCTCTAAGGGCTATACTCAATTTTGGACACACGTTCGGACATGCGGTTGAAACGCTGACGGGGTATGGCAGGTATCGCCATGGGGAAGCGGTTTCGATCGGAATGGTTTTCGCGTCCGAGGTTGCCATGTCGCTCGGGCTCTGCTCCAGTCAGGACGTGCAGTCTATTAAAAACCTGTTGGTTGGGTTCAGACTGCCAGTCTCCTTCCCGTCATTTTCAATCGAACAATATCTCCAAGCCATGGGACGGGACAAGAAGGTCAAACAGGGAGTTCTGCGCATGGTGCTCAACAAGGGAATCGGGGACTGTCTGGTTAGAGATATCCCTGACCCGGAAGCGCTTTTCGCCCCTCTTTTGAACAACTTGTCAGAAGGTTAG
- a CDS encoding type 4a pilus biogenesis protein PilO: MNPRVEKLLKLPLYQRILILAGLVAIVVALFVYSLYLPKQEELRNLQKKSASLESKLQEDRRIANNLPKFKAEFEKMSEQLQAALTQLPNQKEIPSLLSSIASLANDQGLEVLRFKPGKEVSRGFYADVPVELKLVGSFHQVASFFYEVGQLPRIVNIGNVKLSAGKGNLLSVDCMATTFRFVDQPAAQSDKKKRKR; the protein is encoded by the coding sequence ATGAATCCTCGCGTTGAAAAACTTCTGAAGCTCCCTCTCTACCAGAGAATTCTTATTCTGGCAGGGCTTGTGGCAATCGTTGTCGCTCTCTTTGTGTACTCGCTGTATCTTCCCAAGCAGGAAGAGCTCCGCAATCTGCAGAAAAAGAGTGCATCTCTTGAATCCAAACTGCAGGAAGACCGGCGTATAGCCAATAACCTTCCCAAGTTCAAGGCTGAGTTCGAGAAAATGTCGGAGCAGCTGCAGGCGGCTCTGACCCAACTCCCCAACCAGAAGGAAATTCCCAGCCTCCTTTCGAGCATTGCCTCTCTGGCCAATGACCAGGGTTTGGAGGTTCTTCGGTTCAAACCGGGCAAAGAGGTCTCCCGCGGATTTTATGCCGATGTCCCCGTAGAGTTGAAACTGGTCGGCTCCTTTCACCAGGTGGCCTCTTTCTTCTATGAGGTTGGCCAATTGCCTCGCATTGTCAATATCGGAAATGTAAAGCTTTCAGCCGGTAAGGGTAATCTGCTGTCAGTTGATTGTATGGCGACGACATTCCGGTTTGTGGATCAACCCGCAGCGCAATCTGATAAAAAGAAGAGGAAGAGATAA
- a CDS encoding shikimate kinase — protein sequence MTENFVSGEKRGHLILVGFMGAGKTTVGRALAALTGRQFIDLDGWIEEKAGTSIKNIFSDKGEEYFRALESEALAAMMQRTHCIVATGGGIVGRAKNWELMRRLGTVVYLENDWETIVSRIAACPDRPLVTGKALEEVQALFERRRPLYETADLCVPVTNQDPAEVALTIVEMLSRETHRA from the coding sequence ATGACAGAAAACTTTGTGTCTGGTGAAAAGCGAGGTCATCTTATTCTTGTCGGCTTTATGGGGGCGGGAAAAACGACGGTAGGCCGAGCTTTGGCTGCTTTGACCGGGCGGCAGTTTATCGACCTCGACGGCTGGATTGAAGAAAAGGCCGGAACTTCGATCAAAAACATATTCAGTGACAAAGGAGAAGAATACTTCAGAGCGCTCGAAAGTGAAGCGCTGGCGGCTATGATGCAAAGAACGCATTGTATTGTGGCCACCGGTGGCGGTATAGTGGGGCGCGCCAAGAACTGGGAGTTGATGCGGCGCCTGGGTACTGTCGTCTATCTTGAGAATGACTGGGAAACCATTGTCTCCAGGATTGCTGCTTGCCCCGATCGTCCGCTGGTCACCGGCAAGGCTCTTGAAGAGGTACAGGCTCTTTTTGAACGAAGGCGACCGTTATACGAAACGGCCGATCTTTGTGTGCCCGTTACAAATCAAGACCCCGCAGAAGTCGCGCTCACCATCGTCGAGATGCTCTCAAGGGAGACACATCGTGCCTGA
- a CDS encoding A24 family peptidase, whose product MPYPFLIFAFILGAVIGSFLNVCIYRVPAGESVISPPSRCPKCDAGIRWYQNVPVLSWIFLRGRCASCKAPISLRYPAVEALTGGLFVLVLWTFGFQAATLVYWLFAAALVVITFIDLDHQIIPDVISLPGIPVGFACSFFVPWLSWTDSLLGILIGGGSLYLVAFLYELLTKKEGMGGGDIKLLALIGAFLGWKAVFPVIFFSSLLGTLVGVPVMLAQKADSRLAIPFGPFLALGALIYLFWGYAIISWYLSLFA is encoded by the coding sequence ATGCCATACCCCTTTTTGATCTTTGCTTTTATCCTTGGTGCCGTCATCGGCTCTTTTCTCAATGTATGCATATATCGCGTTCCAGCGGGAGAGTCCGTTATTTCACCGCCATCCCGTTGCCCCAAATGCGATGCCGGCATCCGCTGGTACCAGAATGTTCCTGTTTTGAGCTGGATTTTTTTGCGAGGACGCTGCGCCTCATGCAAAGCGCCTATTTCCTTGCGTTATCCCGCCGTGGAGGCGCTCACCGGCGGGCTTTTTGTGCTGGTGTTGTGGACTTTTGGATTTCAGGCCGCCACCCTCGTTTACTGGCTCTTCGCCGCTGCGCTGGTGGTCATCACCTTTATAGACCTCGATCACCAGATCATTCCCGACGTCATCAGTCTGCCTGGGATACCGGTGGGATTTGCGTGTTCTTTTTTCGTTCCCTGGCTTAGTTGGACCGACTCGCTGCTGGGCATTCTGATTGGCGGCGGCAGCCTGTATCTGGTGGCTTTCCTCTACGAACTGCTGACCAAAAAGGAAGGTATGGGCGGCGGCGATATCAAGCTGCTCGCCCTGATCGGTGCCTTTCTGGGCTGGAAGGCGGTTTTCCCCGTCATTTTTTTCAGCTCTCTCCTCGGAACCCTGGTGGGCGTGCCGGTGATGCTGGCACAAAAAGCCGACAGCCGTCTGGCCATTCCTTTCGGCCCTTTTCTGGCCCTGGGAGCTTTGATTTATCTCTTTTGGGGCTATGCAATCATCTCCTGGTACCTTTCCCTTTTTGCCTGA
- a CDS encoding PilN domain-containing protein: MIRINLLPVKAARKKEIVKGQLAILGVALLIALLACGGLYAMVSSKVSDEKELISKKEAEIASLKKKIGEVAEFKKRQQELREKLEILDKLSDGKTGPVRLLDELSLSIPEKMWIISYSESNGSIVMSGISLTEETVAQFMRKLESSDYYQNVELRVVEQTRNKENVLHKFEISCRAQMPAKQSPAK, translated from the coding sequence ATGATACGGATCAACCTGTTACCCGTAAAGGCCGCAAGAAAGAAGGAGATAGTCAAGGGGCAGCTGGCCATACTCGGCGTGGCTTTGCTCATTGCCTTGCTGGCCTGTGGTGGGCTTTATGCCATGGTTTCTTCGAAGGTTAGCGACGAAAAGGAATTGATCTCCAAAAAAGAGGCAGAAATTGCCTCCTTGAAAAAGAAAATCGGCGAGGTGGCCGAATTCAAGAAGCGACAGCAGGAGTTGCGGGAGAAACTTGAAATACTGGATAAACTCAGCGACGGAAAGACCGGGCCTGTGCGTCTTCTCGATGAGTTGAGTCTATCTATTCCTGAAAAAATGTGGATCATAAGCTATTCGGAATCAAACGGCAGTATTGTTATGAGCGGGATCAGTCTTACGGAAGAGACCGTGGCGCAATTTATGCGAAAGCTTGAATCCTCTGATTACTATCAAAATGTGGAGCTGAGGGTTGTGGAGCAGACTCGCAACAAGGAAAATGTGCTGCACAAGTTTGAGATCTCCTGCAGAGCACAGATGCCCGCCAAACAATCTCCCGCGAAATGA
- a CDS encoding tetratricopeptide repeat protein has product MSNSSPASTLLGKIATYTEILSRDPKSTVFVPLAEAYRNMGLLDDALDIAVKGTHSQPFYPPGFLALGRIQVEKRQFADALQSFEKVLTTEPENSEALKELARTCRLMDRDDLALQWLQKAAALVAEDDEIKIQLEELTGEGGDTNPSRIEPSPMATPVSTESATDRGVAPITTATIAEIYIRQGFLRRALKVYRDLLRADDHNDAVRQKLVALKQSILEAEGGSGGSNDLETPFDAAVASAKPAEPPKSLPAPVVENSPPPDMLVILNGWLESIHRRKMDVR; this is encoded by the coding sequence ATGTCAAATAGCTCTCCCGCCTCCACCCTTCTTGGTAAAATAGCCACCTACACTGAAATTTTGTCTCGTGACCCGAAGTCCACGGTCTTTGTTCCTCTGGCCGAGGCGTACCGAAATATGGGTCTGCTTGACGACGCCCTGGATATTGCTGTGAAGGGAACCCATTCCCAGCCCTTTTATCCTCCCGGCTTTCTTGCCCTGGGTCGTATTCAGGTCGAGAAAAGACAATTTGCGGATGCGCTGCAATCCTTCGAAAAGGTTTTAACTACCGAGCCTGAAAACAGCGAGGCTCTCAAAGAACTTGCGCGGACCTGCAGACTCATGGATCGGGATGACCTCGCCCTGCAGTGGCTGCAAAAAGCAGCTGCTCTGGTCGCTGAGGATGACGAGATCAAAATACAGCTCGAAGAACTGACGGGAGAGGGAGGAGATACTAACCCTTCCAGGATAGAACCATCCCCCATGGCAACCCCTGTATCAACTGAAAGTGCTACCGATCGTGGAGTGGCACCGATCACCACAGCTACCATCGCTGAAATCTACATTCGGCAGGGATTTCTGCGTCGAGCCCTGAAGGTCTATCGGGATTTGTTGCGTGCAGATGACCACAATGACGCTGTCAGACAGAAACTCGTGGCTTTGAAACAGAGCATTTTGGAAGCGGAAGGGGGCTCTGGTGGCAGTAACGATCTTGAGACGCCTTTCGATGCTGCGGTTGCGTCCGCCAAGCCTGCCGAGCCACCGAAATCTTTGCCGGCCCCCGTTGTCGAGAATTCGCCGCCTCCTGATATGCTCGTGATCCTGAATGGCTGGCTTGAATCCATCCACAGGAGGAAAATGGATGTTCGCTAA
- the pilQ gene encoding type IV pilus secretin family protein has protein sequence MKRMLFGGLCFKMGKISLSAVFAVFFLLVGYAGAVDKPSTTSGNRLIDVQVQEANGLPVVELITEKPVEYRYTVYESFDPVRVVIDFPGMDVSAVSPLIAVNQSPLKEVKASTTTLPSGKLGRVELVLSKPSGYDVSLVKECFTLTFRGSAEPKTVAAAPAARVAPAVKKVVAPAPVAGKLISSVEVSPGKATFSLAEGTPAFKYFTLKTPSRLVVDLLQVKPGFTEKSFPAQDGFDKVRVGAYPDKTRFVFDASGESLPSFEVDSVENKVFVTWNAAGQVKDATKLPVEAMVPVGTTAPAAEVVSAPEPVASASSPAVDVEALDFSAENGRSVFTISLSAPATISQPQQKGDVVLFDVKNADISRSLRRVFDASAFPSAVKLITPYTVQEKAGQTVRFAAELKGAVPYELKAEGKQVRLIVQDGIYAEAPAAPLETVSLAVSAATETPAVTAVATPEAGGVTPVQDVALSEESPTTLSAVVKPQYSGEKVTLVFDDADIRRILQLIAEVSDLNIIVGEEVKGNISLRLIDVPWDQALDLVLEIKELGMIQEGNVVRILPKGKIRSMDEAKLTAARTKEQLEDLVTEVISVSYTDLKNVSAPARELLTERGKITEDSRNKQIIVSDVASRIVEVKKLIRILDTPEKQVMIEARIVEANSNFGRDLGINWGVSYTGDGDNYLDPALGNLAGGGSFLLPSTVGTPGLGGNFRFGNVGIDSTILDLRLAASETRGQSKVISKPRVTTLNGEEATISQGTQIPYQSVGDAGTRTEFVDATLELQVKPIINPDNTVILEIKASNNTPTTVAGATAPAIDKKEAETKLLLKDGETTVLGGIFVENESYSSQGVPILMHIPVLGHLFKSTNKSNDRRELLVFITPRIISE, from the coding sequence ATGAAGCGAATGTTATTTGGGGGTCTGTGTTTTAAAATGGGCAAGATTAGCCTTTCCGCTGTCTTTGCAGTGTTCTTCCTTCTGGTCGGATACGCCGGTGCTGTCGACAAGCCTTCAACTACCTCTGGAAACCGGCTTATCGACGTTCAGGTGCAGGAAGCCAATGGCCTGCCCGTGGTGGAGTTGATTACCGAAAAGCCGGTCGAATACCGCTACACGGTCTATGAATCTTTTGACCCCGTGCGGGTAGTCATTGATTTTCCCGGCATGGATGTTTCGGCTGTCTCTCCTTTGATTGCTGTCAATCAATCCCCCCTTAAGGAAGTCAAGGCGTCAACAACGACGCTTCCTTCAGGTAAGCTGGGGCGAGTTGAACTGGTTTTGTCCAAGCCGTCAGGCTATGATGTTTCTTTGGTCAAGGAGTGCTTTACTCTGACCTTCAGGGGATCAGCCGAGCCGAAGACGGTGGCTGCCGCACCTGCAGCAAGGGTTGCCCCGGCGGTAAAGAAGGTTGTTGCTCCAGCTCCCGTTGCAGGAAAGTTGATTTCTTCGGTCGAGGTAAGCCCAGGTAAGGCGACTTTCAGCCTGGCCGAAGGGACCCCGGCTTTCAAGTATTTTACTCTTAAAACACCATCCCGCCTGGTCGTTGACCTTCTACAGGTCAAGCCCGGCTTTACTGAAAAATCTTTTCCTGCCCAAGACGGTTTTGACAAGGTAAGGGTTGGTGCCTACCCCGATAAAACCCGTTTTGTCTTCGATGCTTCTGGCGAGTCTCTTCCTTCTTTTGAAGTCGACAGTGTTGAGAACAAGGTGTTTGTTACCTGGAACGCCGCTGGTCAGGTGAAGGATGCGACCAAGCTACCCGTAGAGGCTATGGTGCCGGTTGGGACTACGGCTCCTGCTGCCGAGGTGGTTTCTGCTCCCGAACCTGTCGCTTCTGCCTCTTCCCCTGCTGTTGATGTCGAGGCTTTGGATTTCAGTGCTGAAAATGGTCGATCTGTCTTTACTATAAGTCTTTCTGCCCCGGCAACGATTAGCCAACCCCAGCAGAAAGGGGATGTGGTTCTTTTCGATGTCAAAAACGCCGACATCAGTCGCAGTCTGCGTCGTGTTTTTGACGCTTCCGCCTTCCCAAGTGCGGTCAAACTCATCACACCTTACACGGTTCAGGAAAAAGCTGGTCAGACAGTTCGTTTCGCAGCTGAACTTAAAGGCGCTGTTCCCTATGAACTGAAGGCCGAGGGCAAACAGGTTCGGCTGATCGTGCAAGATGGCATCTACGCCGAAGCGCCTGCTGCTCCCCTGGAGACGGTCAGCCTCGCTGTGTCGGCTGCGACGGAAACCCCTGCGGTTACGGCTGTGGCGACCCCAGAGGCAGGTGGTGTGACCCCCGTTCAGGACGTCGCCCTGTCTGAAGAAAGCCCGACAACCCTTTCTGCCGTGGTCAAGCCTCAATATTCCGGTGAAAAGGTAACCCTCGTTTTTGATGATGCTGATATTCGAAGAATTCTTCAGTTGATCGCCGAGGTAAGCGATCTGAATATCATTGTCGGTGAAGAAGTCAAAGGCAACATCAGCCTGCGTCTTATCGATGTTCCCTGGGATCAGGCCCTGGATCTGGTGCTTGAAATCAAGGAGCTGGGCATGATCCAGGAAGGCAACGTGGTTCGTATTCTGCCCAAAGGCAAAATCCGCTCCATGGATGAAGCCAAGCTGACCGCCGCCCGCACCAAAGAACAACTCGAAGATCTGGTGACTGAGGTGATCAGTGTCAGTTACACGGATCTGAAAAACGTCTCAGCCCCCGCGCGTGAGCTGCTTACTGAGCGCGGAAAAATTACCGAAGATTCTCGCAATAAGCAGATTATCGTCAGTGATGTCGCTTCCCGCATTGTCGAAGTGAAAAAACTGATCAGGATTCTTGATACCCCAGAGAAACAGGTCATGATCGAGGCCAGAATTGTCGAAGCCAACTCCAACTTTGGCCGTGACCTCGGTATCAACTGGGGGGTCAGTTACACTGGTGACGGCGATAACTACCTTGATCCGGCTCTTGGCAATCTCGCCGGTGGCGGTAGTTTCTTGCTCCCGTCTACGGTCGGCACCCCAGGACTCGGAGGTAACTTCCGGTTCGGCAATGTTGGTATCGATTCCACGATTCTTGATTTGAGACTGGCTGCCTCGGAAACACGGGGGCAGAGCAAGGTTATCTCCAAGCCGCGGGTGACGACACTCAACGGTGAGGAAGCCACGATCTCCCAGGGAACGCAGATACCTTATCAGTCCGTTGGTGATGCTGGAACCCGAACCGAGTTCGTCGATGCGACCCTCGAATTGCAGGTAAAACCCATCATCAACCCTGACAATACCGTTATCCTTGAAATCAAGGCATCCAATAATACTCCGACGACTGTGGCTGGAGCGACCGCGCCCGCTATCGATAAAAAAGAGGCGGAAACCAAGTTGCTTCTCAAGGATGGCGAGACGACCGTTCTTGGTGGCATTTTTGTAGAAAATGAGTCCTACAGCTCGCAGGGGGTGCCTATTCTCATGCACATCCCGGTGCTGGGACACTTGTTCAAGTCGACGAACAAGTCCAATGATCGTCGCGAACTGCTTGTTTTTATTACGCCGAGGATTATCTCCGAATAA
- a CDS encoding glycosyltransferase family 9 protein, with the protein MHDTLQNVLFIRPGGIGDAVHLIPSIQALKRAYPAATVDILAEQRNAAVFALCPQVNHVFHYDRPAEFFSVMRRRYDAIIDTEQWHRLSAIVARLIRSNFKVGFATNERQRMFTHPVAYSHDDYELESFAHLLGPLDISRIPVGNKSFLSVPTVAADRVQELLAGMGEPIVTLFPSASIPERRWGTERFRELAGRLLRAGMNVVVVGGGEDRGAGEEIVKQGGLNLAGRTTLAETAAILQRSTLLVSGDSGVLHLGVGLGISTLSLFGPGISAKWAPKGEHHRVINLSLDCSPCTRFGTTPPCLLEARCIKDISVDEVWSSVNHLLERGLSARSTGRPS; encoded by the coding sequence TTGCATGACACATTGCAGAATGTCTTATTTATTCGCCCTGGCGGTATCGGCGATGCCGTCCACCTTATTCCGTCCATCCAGGCGCTGAAACGCGCCTATCCTGCCGCAACAGTCGACATTCTGGCAGAACAGCGCAATGCCGCTGTTTTTGCCTTGTGTCCTCAGGTTAACCACGTGTTCCACTACGATAGGCCTGCAGAGTTTTTCAGTGTCATGCGTCGTCGCTATGACGCCATCATCGATACTGAGCAGTGGCACAGGCTTTCCGCGATTGTCGCTCGTTTGATCCGCTCGAATTTCAAGGTCGGCTTCGCTACCAACGAACGACAGCGGATGTTTACCCACCCGGTGGCGTACTCCCACGACGATTATGAGTTGGAGAGCTTCGCCCACCTTCTTGGTCCTCTCGACATTTCTCGCATTCCCGTTGGCAACAAGTCTTTTCTTTCTGTCCCAACGGTCGCTGCCGACCGCGTTCAGGAACTGCTTGCCGGCATGGGCGAACCCATCGTCACCCTCTTCCCCAGTGCCAGTATCCCCGAGCGCCGATGGGGAACGGAACGGTTCAGGGAATTAGCCGGGCGCTTGCTCCGTGCGGGGATGAATGTCGTCGTCGTGGGGGGAGGGGAGGATCGCGGAGCAGGGGAGGAGATCGTCAAACAGGGTGGGCTCAATCTGGCGGGACGAACGACTCTTGCGGAAACAGCAGCCATCCTGCAACGCAGTACCCTGCTAGTCAGCGGTGATTCAGGTGTGCTGCATTTGGGCGTGGGGTTGGGGATCTCGACCCTGTCCCTCTTCGGTCCCGGCATTTCAGCCAAATGGGCACCCAAAGGGGAACATCATCGCGTTATCAATCTCAGTCTTGACTGTTCTCCCTGCACCCGTTTCGGCACGACGCCGCCCTGTCTTTTAGAAGCTCGTTGTATTAAAGATATCAGCGTCGACGAGGTGTGGTCCTCCGTCAATCATCTACTGGAGAGAGGTCTTTCGGCTCGCTCAACCGGGAGGCCGTCTTAA
- a CDS encoding pilus assembly protein PilP: MMRRLFLPLLTIVLAVGLLSGCGADNDTTKTAPKQKKPVTKAQVKPKEAAAPEEEVKEVPQYVYTAEGKRDPFQAVVQVKRVSMEAPEQLTPLQKFDLSQLKLIGIILGKGDPVAMVIAPDQKSYILKKGVKVGRNGGVVTSVKKDAVVILETYLDMMGKEQQSEQKIQLPQREGV, encoded by the coding sequence ATGATGCGCAGACTCTTTTTGCCATTGCTGACAATTGTGCTGGCCGTGGGTTTGCTTAGTGGGTGTGGTGCTGACAACGACACGACTAAGACCGCCCCCAAGCAGAAAAAACCTGTCACCAAGGCTCAGGTTAAACCCAAGGAAGCGGCTGCTCCTGAAGAGGAGGTCAAAGAGGTTCCCCAGTATGTCTATACGGCAGAGGGGAAGCGGGATCCCTTTCAGGCTGTTGTTCAGGTTAAGAGAGTTTCCATGGAAGCCCCTGAGCAATTGACCCCTTTGCAGAAATTCGATTTGTCTCAACTTAAATTGATCGGGATTATTCTAGGCAAGGGTGATCCTGTTGCCATGGTCATCGCACCAGATCAGAAATCCTATATCCTTAAAAAAGGAGTTAAGGTGGGTCGTAACGGGGGCGTGGTGACCTCGGTAAAGAAAGACGCCGTCGTGATTCTTGAAACCTATCTGGATATGATGGGTAAGGAACAGCAGAGTGAACAAAAAATCCAACTTCCGCAGAGGGAAGGAGTCTAA